The Bacillus sp. F19 DNA segment TCCTGTTCCAGATGCCTCTTTACTGGCAGTTGAGATTTGTTCACTTACATCTGTCGCCGGGAAGATATGCTCTGCGAGCGAAACCCTGTAGTTTTCCATGAAAATGACTTTCATCATCTGCGAAACCTTAGGATCGCTGTTCACTTTATCTGCAAGCGAGTTAATTAGTTTAATGATCTTTTTCGCATAATAGTAGCCTGGGGATGCCTTGGCTCCAAATATAAACGTTCTTGGATAGATCGTAAAGTTTGAATCCTCTTTCAGCCTGTTATAAAGATACATGATGTGCAGCACATTTAACAGCTGTCGTTTATATGCATGAAGACGCTTAACCTGAACATCAAAAATCGAATGTTTATCGACGGCAATTCCCGTTTTCTTTTCGATAATGTCTGCAAGAATCGCTTTTCTTTTTCGTTTAACGGCTGCAAATTCTTCTTTTAAAAGCGGATTATAGATATGGCGTTTTAGTTCAATCATGAGGTACGGGTTTTTAATCCAGTCGGTCCCGATTGTTTCGGTAATGAGATTTGTCAATTCTGGATTGGCTTTAAGCAGCCATCTGCGGTGAGTGATTCCATTGGTTTTGTTATTGAACTTTTGAGGATAAATTTGATGGAACAATTTCATTTCCCGGTTTTTCAGAATGTCAGAATGGATCTTTGCGACTCCATTGACGCTGTGGCTTCCGACAATCGCTAAATGGGCCATTTTCACGTCACCGTGAGCGATAATCGCCATATTTTCAATACGCTTCCAATCTCCAGGGAAACGATTCCACAGATCTTTGCAGAATCTTTCGTTTAATTCCTCTACAATCATATAGATTCTTGGGAGCAGCGGCTTAAAGATATGCAGCGGCCATTTTTCAAGCGCTTCAGATAATGTCGTATGATTCGTATAAGATATCGTATTAAATGTAATATTCCAAGCTTCTTCCCATTCCATATGCTCTTCATCAAGCAAAATTCTCATCAGTTCCGGGATGGCAAGAACGGGATGAGTATCGTTTACATGGATGGCAACATGCTTGTGGAATTCATGCAGGGTATCATTCTTTTTAAGGTAAGACCGGACAATGGACTGCAAGCTTGCAGAGACAAGGAAATATTGCTGCTTAAGTCTGAGAATCTTTCCTTCGTCATGCGTGTCATCCGGATATAAAAACTCCGATACTGCTTCTGTTTCACGTTTATAAGCAAGAACATCACGGTGAGGCGGATTTGGAGAAGGCTCAGCGTTCCAAAGCCTCAGCGTATTAACTGTGCTCGTTTCATACCCAATCACAGGCATATCATAAGGTACAGCCATAATATTTTCAAAATGAACATGGCGGAAGTCAAGCTTACCATCTTCGTATACATGTTCAACTTTTCCCCAAAACGGAATCTCAATCGCCTGATCCGGCTTACGGACTTCCCATACATTTCCGTGTCGTAACCATTGCTCAGGCAACTCCACTTGATAGCCATCCACAATCTTCTGATCAAAAAGACCATGTTTATACCTGATGCCAAGACCATGTCCCGGCAAATTTAATGAAGCAAGCGAATCTAGAAAACAAGCAGCAAGGCGGCCTAAACCGCCATTGCCAAGACCTGCATCTGCTTCACTTTCTTCAATCTCTTCAAGGTTGATGCCAAGATCATCAAAGCCTTCAAGCACAACGTCACGAATGCCCAAATTTAAAAGATTTTGTCCGAGCAGTCTCCCAAGCAAAAACTCAATCGATAAATAATAAACTTGTTTGTTGTTGCTTGCCCGGTTCCATTCGTTCGTAGTAATCCAATTGCTGCTGATATGTTCTCTTACCATATTTCCAAGCGTTTGGTATTGATCACGTTTTGTTGATTCAGCAAATTTTTTTCCATAACTCATTTCCAAGCGCTTAAGAAAACTGTCTTTAAATTCATTTTTGTTAGAGAACATGACTCCCACTCCTAGTCATTAAATCAGCATATAGCTGGTTGTATTTAAACGCTGACTGCGCCCAACTGTAGTCTTCTTTCATCGCTGTTTTGACAAGGCTGTTCCAGATGGTTTTATTTTTATAAATAGAGCATGCGCGATTAACGGTGTTCTTCATATCGTGAGCATTGAAGTTGGTGAACGTAAAGCCATTCCCCTCGCCTGAATCATCGCGGTAGGATGTTACAGTATCATTCAGGCCGCCTGTTTCTCTTACAATCGGAATCGATCCGTACCGAAGAGCAATCAGCTGGCCAAGACCGCATGGTTCAAACTGCGAAGGCATTAAAAAGAAATCCGAGCCCGCATAGATGCGGTGGGCAAGCGGCTCATCAAATCCGATATATGCTTTGCACTTATCAGGATACAGCCACTCCATGTGCCTGAAGAAATCCTCGAACTTTTTCTCTCCGGTTCCAAGGATAATGATCTGCATATCTGATTGAAGCATTTCATGCAGGACGCGATCGACCAGATCAAGGCCCTTTTGCTGTGTTAAACGAGTGACCATTGTAAGAAGAGGCGTATCCTCTTTTTCCGGAAGGCCAAACATCTTCTGAAGCTCTTTTTTATTCTTTGCTTTGTTTTTGACAGAGTTTTCATCAAACGGAAACGCTATGTATGGATCGTCCTCCGGATTATAAATCGCATCATCAATTCCATTTAATATCCCTACAAGGGATGCTTCCTTCACCCGCAGCAGCCCATCAAGACGCTCACCGAAGTATGGGGTCTGAATCTCATTCTTGTAGGTAGGGCTTACTGTTGTAATCATATCTGAAGCCACAAGAGCTGCTTTCATAAAGTTCACAAAGCCATGGAATTCCAGCTGATCTGCATTAAAATACCGGTCATCAAGACCAAGTAAATCATGCAGAATATCTCTTGGGAAAATACCCTGAAATTGCAGGTTATGAATCGTAAAAACCGCTTTCATATTTTCATAAAACGATTGAGAAGCGTACTCTTCTTTTAATAGGAATGGCACCATGCCTGTATGCCAATCATGACAATGAATCACATCAGGCTGGAAATCGACTGCTTTAATCGAATCCAGAACAGCTCTAGAGAAAAAAGAGAAACGCTCCCCATCATCATAGTGGCCATATAAAGAATCACGCTTAAAATAATATTCATGATCGATAAAATAATACGTGACTCCTTCAAATTCCAGCTGTTCAATTCCGCAATATTGTCTTCTCCATCCGACAGGAACAACAATATCTTTGATTTTTTTCATTTTTGACCGGAACCGCTCCGGAATTTGACCGTATTTAGGTAAAATCACTCGAATATCTGTTCCAAGACGCTTTAATTCCTTGGGCAGCGCCCCTGCAACATCCGCCAGACCCCCTGATTTTACAAAAGGGACACATTCCGATACAACAAATAATACCTTCACGATTTCATCAGCTCTCCTTGTACTGTTCCTTTTCTAAGTACGATCGGCAGATCAGCAGATCCTTTTAATTCGATGCCGCTGCCTACTTTTACATCCTTATCAAGAACTACATTCTCAAGCACGCAATTTTCTCCAACTTGAGATTTTTGCATAATAATACCATTTTTTACAACTGTTCCTTTTCCGATATGAACAGCTCTGAAAATAATACTGTTTTCTACATACCCTTCAATCACGCTGCCGTTTGCGATCATTGAATTTTTCACAACAGCATTCTGTCCGTGTCTTGCAGGCGGCTCATCCTTCACCTTTGTTAAGATCGGACGGTTTTTAATAAATAACTGCTGCCACACTTCCGGCTTAATCATTTCTAAGCTGTGGCGGTAATAGCTTTCAATTGAATCAATAATGGCAACGTATCCATCAAACTCATAATCACAGATCATCATTTTATGAGTATTCTCCATGATTACTTGTGCAATGGTTTTATAACCCGTTTGATTATTGTCATGGATAAGATTCAGTAATAATTTTGTCGACATCACATACATATGCAGAGATTCGCCGTCTTTGCGGACTTCCGTAATATCGCAGCCTATTTTCACATGTTTCGCCAGAACATCTTTGAAATCAATGTTGCAGACTGTATAGCTGTTTGTGATCACCGCATATTCCTGCTTGCTTCTCAAGAAATAGTCAATGTGATCTGACAGCTGGCGAATGGATCCGAATTCACTATACTGATCATTTAAATGCGGAGACGGGAAAAAGAACAGCCCATCGCGCTTTCTATTAAGATCCCATTGCTTGCCTGACCCTAAATGATCCATCAGGGAACGATATTGGTACTTTGGAAAAATAGCTACACTTTCGATATCTGAATTCACCATATTTGATAAAATAAAATCAATTAATCTGTAACGCCCCGCAAACGGAATAGCAGCCATCGACCGATTTACCGTTAAGTCCTCGATGGCATTTGTATACGTTGTTGCATCAATAATTCCCAGCATCCTTTGATTCATAGCTGTTCCACCTCTCGCATTAGTTTATTTTCATCGGAAATAAATAGGGTTTCTCTGCTGTTTGCACATCGAACTTACCGGTTATGCTCCTGCCGTTTGCTCTACTAGCTCTTCCGTTACTAAAATGACTTCTTCAATATCTTTATCCGAGCGAATCACCATGCCATCCGGTACTACTAAACCTGATGGAACAATCGCATTTTCAATATATACATTATTGCCAATGACCGCATCCGGCATGACAACCGTGTTTTTCAGGAACGAATGCTGCCCTACTGTTACACCTTGGAATAAAACCGAATGGTGAATGGTTCCATAAACCACGCATCCTTCATTCACCAGAGATTCCGTTACTTCTGCACCATCTGATAAATATTGAGGCGGCTGATTCGGGTTCACAGAATATATCCGCCAGTTGTTATCAAACAAATCAAGTTCTGGCACTTCATTTAAGAGATCCATATTGGCTTCCCAAAGACTTTTAACCGTTCCGACATCTTTCCAATAGCCTTTAAATGGATAAGCCACAAGTTTTTTCTTTTCATCAAGCAGCAAAGGCAATACGTCTTTGCCAAAGTCATGACTTGAGTACGGATTCCGTTCATCCATCTCCAAAAAATCTTTTAATATCGACCATTTGAAAATATAAATACCCATTGATGCAAGGTTATTCTTAGGATTTTGAGGCTTCTCATCAAATTCGATAACTTCTAAATTTGCATCTGTATTTAAAATACCAAAGCGGCTTGCTTCTTCCCAAGGCACTACTTTAACAGAGATCGATACGTCTGCATCTTTTTCAACATGGTAATCAAGCATTTCCGAATAATCCATTTTATAGATGTGATCACCAGATAAAATCAGGACATACTCAGGATCATACTGTTTTAAGTAGTTCATGTTTTGATAGATGGCACTTGCCGTTCCTTTGTACCATTTAACCTCTGATGATTCTGCGTATGGAGGGAGTACTGTAACTGCTCCATTTTTACGGTCTAGGTCCCATGCACTGCCAATTCCGATATAAGAATTCAGGACAAGCGGCTGATATTGTGTCAGCACCCCAACTGTGTCTACACCTGA contains these protein-coding regions:
- a CDS encoding glycogen/starch/alpha-glucan phosphorylase — translated: MFSNKNEFKDSFLKRLEMSYGKKFAESTKRDQYQTLGNMVREHISSNWITTNEWNRASNNKQVYYLSIEFLLGRLLGQNLLNLGIRDVVLEGFDDLGINLEEIEESEADAGLGNGGLGRLAACFLDSLASLNLPGHGLGIRYKHGLFDQKIVDGYQVELPEQWLRHGNVWEVRKPDQAIEIPFWGKVEHVYEDGKLDFRHVHFENIMAVPYDMPVIGYETSTVNTLRLWNAEPSPNPPHRDVLAYKRETEAVSEFLYPDDTHDEGKILRLKQQYFLVSASLQSIVRSYLKKNDTLHEFHKHVAIHVNDTHPVLAIPELMRILLDEEHMEWEEAWNITFNTISYTNHTTLSEALEKWPLHIFKPLLPRIYMIVEELNERFCKDLWNRFPGDWKRIENMAIIAHGDVKMAHLAIVGSHSVNGVAKIHSDILKNREMKLFHQIYPQKFNNKTNGITHRRWLLKANPELTNLITETIGTDWIKNPYLMIELKRHIYNPLLKEEFAAVKRKRKAILADIIEKKTGIAVDKHSIFDVQVKRLHAYKRQLLNVLHIMYLYNRLKEDSNFTIYPRTFIFGAKASPGYYYAKKIIKLINSLADKVNSDPKVSQMMKVIFMENYRVSLAEHIFPATDVSEQISTASKEASGTGNMKFMMNGALTMGTLDGANIEILEEVGKENIFTFGLNADEVLNYYENGGYRSSEYYHHDLRIRQVVDQLTNGFFPDTEDEFEAIKDSLLYENDQYFVLRDFASYVNAQEQLEKAYKNQDKWLEKALLNIAHSGYFSSDRTIHEYADGIWDIQPIPVIH
- the glgA gene encoding glycogen synthase GlgA, translated to MKVLFVVSECVPFVKSGGLADVAGALPKELKRLGTDIRVILPKYGQIPERFRSKMKKIKDIVVPVGWRRQYCGIEQLEFEGVTYYFIDHEYYFKRDSLYGHYDDGERFSFFSRAVLDSIKAVDFQPDVIHCHDWHTGMVPFLLKEEYASQSFYENMKAVFTIHNLQFQGIFPRDILHDLLGLDDRYFNADQLEFHGFVNFMKAALVASDMITTVSPTYKNEIQTPYFGERLDGLLRVKEASLVGILNGIDDAIYNPEDDPYIAFPFDENSVKNKAKNKKELQKMFGLPEKEDTPLLTMVTRLTQQKGLDLVDRVLHEMLQSDMQIIILGTGEKKFEDFFRHMEWLYPDKCKAYIGFDEPLAHRIYAGSDFFLMPSQFEPCGLGQLIALRYGSIPIVRETGGLNDTVTSYRDDSGEGNGFTFTNFNAHDMKNTVNRACSIYKNKTIWNSLVKTAMKEDYSWAQSAFKYNQLYADLMTRSGSHVL
- a CDS encoding glucose-1-phosphate adenylyltransferase, with translation MNQRMLGIIDATTYTNAIEDLTVNRSMAAIPFAGRYRLIDFILSNMVNSDIESVAIFPKYQYRSLMDHLGSGKQWDLNRKRDGLFFFPSPHLNDQYSEFGSIRQLSDHIDYFLRSKQEYAVITNSYTVCNIDFKDVLAKHVKIGCDITEVRKDGESLHMYVMSTKLLLNLIHDNNQTGYKTIAQVIMENTHKMMICDYEFDGYVAIIDSIESYYRHSLEMIKPEVWQQLFIKNRPILTKVKDEPPARHGQNAVVKNSMIANGSVIEGYVENSIIFRAVHIGKGTVVKNGIIMQKSQVGENCVLENVVLDKDVKVGSGIELKGSADLPIVLRKGTVQGELMKS
- a CDS encoding glucose-1-phosphate adenylyltransferase, whose translation is MKKKCVAMLLAGGKGSRLSSLTQNLAKPAVPFGGKYRIIDFTLSNCCNSGVDTVGVLTQYQPLVLNSYIGIGSAWDLDRKNGAVTVLPPYAESSEVKWYKGTASAIYQNMNYLKQYDPEYVLILSGDHIYKMDYSEMLDYHVEKDADVSISVKVVPWEEASRFGILNTDANLEVIEFDEKPQNPKNNLASMGIYIFKWSILKDFLEMDERNPYSSHDFGKDVLPLLLDEKKKLVAYPFKGYWKDVGTVKSLWEANMDLLNEVPELDLFDNNWRIYSVNPNQPPQYLSDGAEVTESLVNEGCVVYGTIHHSVLFQGVTVGQHSFLKNTVVMPDAVIGNNVYIENAIVPSGLVVPDGMVIRSDKDIEEVILVTEELVEQTAGA